In Luteibacter mycovicinus, a genomic segment contains:
- a CDS encoding chemotaxis protein CheB, with amino-acid sequence MSTHQAIVMGCSAGGLSALQRVLPGLDRRLAVPVVICCHTGSADVSLLVELLARVSPLPVVEAQERAPVDPGVIHVAPAGYHLLIEPNLHFSLSIDAKVAYARPSIDVLFETAADAWHDALVAVLMTGANSDGANGLVAVRHAGGYAVIQDPQTAEAKVMPLTGLERAGADACLPLDAIAARLNELCLT; translated from the coding sequence ATGAGCACGCATCAGGCGATCGTGATGGGTTGCAGCGCCGGTGGCCTGTCGGCGCTGCAACGCGTCCTCCCCGGACTCGACAGACGGCTCGCCGTGCCTGTCGTCATCTGCTGCCATACCGGCTCGGCCGACGTATCGCTCCTGGTCGAATTGCTGGCGCGCGTCAGCCCGCTGCCGGTCGTCGAAGCCCAGGAGCGCGCACCCGTCGATCCGGGCGTGATCCACGTCGCTCCCGCCGGCTACCACCTGCTGATCGAACCGAACCTGCACTTCTCCCTGAGCATCGACGCCAAGGTCGCCTATGCACGGCCGTCGATCGACGTACTTTTCGAAACCGCCGCCGATGCCTGGCACGATGCCCTCGTCGCCGTGCTGATGACCGGCGCCAACTCGGACGGCGCCAACGGCCTCGTCGCCGTACGCCACGCCGGTGGCTATGCCGTGATTCAGGATCCCCAGACCGCCGAAGCGAAGGTGATGCCATTGACTGGCCTCGAACGCGCGGGAGCGGACGCCTGCCTGCCCCTCGACGCCATCGCCGCGCGACTTAACGAACTATGCCTGACATGA
- a CDS encoding LysR substrate-binding domain-containing protein translates to MHAVSPRQLEIFVAIATTGSVRAASERLFLSQPAASMALAELERQLGAELFARERGRLRINDRGRELLPLAQELIERHAEFGRRAAGERAELAGEIRVGASNTVGNYLVGDLLGTFASAHPGVSLRLGVANTARIAQGVLDHDFDIGCVEGPVTHPSIESRPWRDDRLVVCARPDHVLAGKKRLRREDFAGERWVLRERGSATRALSERALAELPEGRTVLELDQSESIKQAVIAGLGIACLPEVAIGDARATGRLVVLPTPFLDLRRVLSVLSHRQRYRGAVLEAFLAGLGR, encoded by the coding sequence ATGCATGCCGTCAGCCCTCGTCAGCTAGAGATTTTCGTCGCCATCGCCACCACGGGAAGTGTCCGCGCGGCGAGCGAACGACTGTTCCTCAGTCAGCCGGCCGCGAGCATGGCCCTCGCCGAACTGGAGCGGCAGCTCGGTGCCGAACTGTTCGCTCGCGAGCGGGGGCGGTTGCGGATCAACGACCGGGGGCGCGAGCTGCTGCCGCTGGCGCAGGAACTGATCGAGCGGCATGCCGAGTTCGGTCGCAGGGCCGCCGGTGAACGGGCCGAGCTTGCCGGGGAAATTCGTGTCGGCGCCAGCAATACCGTCGGCAATTACCTGGTGGGCGATCTGCTGGGGACGTTCGCGTCCGCGCATCCGGGCGTTTCCTTGCGCCTGGGTGTCGCCAATACGGCGCGGATCGCCCAGGGCGTGCTCGACCATGACTTCGATATTGGTTGCGTCGAGGGGCCGGTGACGCACCCGTCGATCGAATCGCGCCCGTGGCGCGACGACCGGCTGGTGGTCTGCGCACGGCCGGATCACGTACTGGCCGGAAAGAAGCGATTGCGCCGCGAGGATTTCGCCGGCGAACGCTGGGTGCTGCGCGAGCGAGGCTCGGCGACGCGGGCGCTGAGCGAGCGGGCGTTGGCCGAGTTGCCCGAAGGAAGAACCGTGCTGGAACTCGATCAGTCCGAGTCGATCAAGCAGGCGGTGATCGCCGGGCTGGGTATCGCGTGTCTCCCGGAGGTGGCGATCGGGGACGCGAGGGCGACGGGGCGGCTGGTGGTTCTGCCAACCCCTTTCCTGGATCTCAGGCGGGTGTTGTCGGTGTTGTCGCACCGGCAGCGGTATCGCGGGGCGGTGCTGGAAGCGTTTCTGGCCGGGCTGGGCCGATAA
- a CDS encoding YeiH family protein has protein sequence MSSVVASPIAPSRLPGFLLAVAVAAVAFALGRAVPLIGGAVFGIVLGILVRHFAPPAARFQPGIRFASKQVLQWSIIALGFGLSLTQVAHTGMESLSVTLATVAVAGLSAWLLGRMLHVHDKLQVLIGIGTAICGGSAIAAVVPIIKPDEHDTAFAISTIFLFNLVAVLLFPLLGHLLGLTDLGFGLWAGTAINDTSSVVAAGYSFSHAAGDYATIVKLTRATLIIPISLGIALIVAWRQKRSGASDFSLAKIFPWFILWFLVASGIRTAGLVPEVALPVIHFIAECLIVVALTAIGLSADLRRMASTGPRPILLGLGVWAAVALTSLLVQHMIGRW, from the coding sequence ATGTCCTCCGTCGTCGCTTCGCCCATCGCCCCCTCACGTCTTCCCGGTTTCCTGCTCGCCGTCGCGGTGGCGGCCGTGGCCTTCGCGCTCGGACGCGCCGTACCGCTCATCGGCGGCGCCGTCTTCGGCATCGTGCTCGGCATCCTGGTCCGCCATTTTGCGCCGCCGGCGGCGCGCTTCCAGCCGGGCATCCGCTTCGCCTCGAAGCAGGTACTGCAGTGGTCGATCATCGCGCTGGGCTTCGGCCTGAGCCTGACCCAGGTCGCCCATACAGGCATGGAATCGCTCTCGGTCACGTTGGCTACCGTCGCCGTGGCAGGCCTCTCGGCGTGGCTGCTCGGTCGGATGCTGCATGTCCATGACAAGCTTCAGGTACTGATCGGCATCGGCACCGCGATCTGCGGCGGCTCCGCCATTGCCGCCGTAGTGCCGATCATCAAGCCGGACGAACACGATACCGCCTTCGCCATCTCGACGATCTTCCTGTTCAATCTGGTCGCCGTGCTGCTCTTCCCCCTTCTGGGCCATCTGCTGGGCCTGACGGATCTGGGCTTCGGCCTCTGGGCAGGCACCGCGATCAACGACACCTCGTCGGTCGTCGCCGCCGGCTACAGCTTCAGTCATGCGGCTGGTGACTACGCCACCATCGTCAAGCTAACGCGCGCTACCCTGATCATTCCCATCAGTCTCGGCATCGCCCTCATCGTGGCGTGGCGTCAGAAACGCTCGGGCGCCAGCGACTTCAGTCTCGCGAAGATCTTTCCCTGGTTCATTCTCTGGTTTCTGGTCGCCTCGGGTATCCGCACCGCGGGTCTCGTTCCCGAGGTCGCCCTGCCGGTGATCCACTTCATCGCGGAATGCCTGATCGTGGTCGCCCTCACCGCCATCGGCCTGTCGGCCGACCTGCGTCGCATGGCATCCACCGGCCCCCGCCCGATCCTTCTCGGACTCGGCGTCTGGGCCGCCGTGGCGCTCACCAGCCTGCTCGTGCAGCACATGATCGGCCGTTGGTGA
- a CDS encoding CheR family methyltransferase, translating into MDIEDIEIQLFVRAMQLRHGHDFSEYAPASLKRRVQQLVRTHDAGSVSELTRRLLHEPGFVARIIEGLSVPVSEMFRDPAVFRVLRDKVFPVLASYPEINIWQAGCAHGQEVYSLAILLEEAGLYERSRIYATDFNDAALAVASEGIYATREARDWSRNYLEGGGQRSLSDYYSARYDFIKLDTRLRRNVTFFNHNLVTDEVFCEAHLILCRNVLIYFTNTLQDRTLGLFRDSLVRGGFLCLGTRENIDFSPAAAGFSDVDNALRVYQVGGSGARPLTR; encoded by the coding sequence ATGGATATCGAAGACATCGAAATCCAGTTGTTCGTGCGCGCGATGCAGCTGCGCCACGGGCACGATTTCAGTGAATACGCGCCCGCCTCGCTCAAGCGGCGGGTGCAGCAGCTCGTGCGCACGCACGATGCGGGCAGCGTCAGCGAGCTTACCCGGCGCTTGCTGCACGAACCGGGCTTCGTCGCCAGGATCATCGAAGGTCTGTCGGTTCCGGTGTCGGAAATGTTCCGGGACCCCGCGGTCTTTCGCGTCCTGCGCGACAAGGTCTTCCCGGTACTGGCCTCCTATCCCGAGATCAACATCTGGCAGGCCGGCTGCGCGCATGGACAGGAGGTCTATTCGCTGGCCATCCTGCTCGAGGAAGCCGGACTCTACGAGCGCTCGCGCATCTACGCCACGGATTTCAACGACGCGGCGCTGGCCGTCGCGAGTGAAGGCATCTACGCGACCCGCGAAGCGCGGGACTGGTCCCGTAACTATCTGGAAGGCGGCGGGCAGCGCTCGCTCAGCGACTACTACAGCGCGCGCTACGACTTCATCAAGCTGGACACCCGCCTGCGCCGCAACGTCACCTTCTTCAATCACAACCTGGTGACGGACGAGGTGTTCTGCGAGGCGCATCTGATCCTTTGTCGCAACGTCCTGATCTACTTCACCAACACCTTGCAGGACCGCACGCTGGGCTTGTTCCGCGACAGTCTCGTGCGCGGCGGTTTTCTTTGCCTCGGCACCCGGGAGAACATCGATTTCTCGCCCGCGGCGGCGGGCTTTTCGGACGTCGACAACGCGCTGCGCGTTTACCAGGTGGGCGGTTCCGGTGCGAGGCCGCTGACGCGATGA
- a CDS encoding diguanylate cyclase domain-containing protein has product MNPIRPKILVVDDTPANLVAMRRLLARADADIFEASSGNEALALCLDHQFALVLLDVNMPEMDGFEVAEFISENDHLNETPIIFVTAAYADDVNRIKGYTAGAVDYIAKPINDVILQSKVKIFLELYRARALLQSALDELSTRNEQLTNEVAERTRMEQLVRHQATHDALTGLPNRLLFRERLEGAITLGNGGGATFALAYIDIDGFKGVNDASGHAAGDELLKAIALRIDARTRGTDTVARLGGDEFAVLLHDTADAAGALTRCQALCDAVAEPYTLTIGDIRVPARVGASIGVTMFHHGMAYDEIVAIADGAMYEAKRSGKNRCVLA; this is encoded by the coding sequence ATGAATCCGATCCGACCCAAGATCCTCGTCGTCGACGACACGCCCGCCAACCTCGTCGCCATGCGCCGCTTGCTGGCCCGTGCCGATGCCGACATTTTCGAAGCATCAAGCGGCAACGAGGCGCTTGCGCTGTGTCTCGATCACCAGTTCGCACTGGTGCTGCTCGACGTCAACATGCCCGAGATGGACGGCTTCGAGGTGGCGGAATTCATCTCGGAAAACGACCACCTGAACGAGACGCCGATTATCTTCGTGACCGCCGCCTACGCCGATGACGTCAACCGCATCAAGGGTTATACGGCCGGCGCGGTCGATTACATCGCCAAGCCGATCAACGACGTCATCCTGCAGTCGAAGGTGAAGATCTTCCTCGAGCTGTATCGCGCCCGCGCTTTGCTACAGAGCGCGCTCGACGAACTGTCGACGCGAAACGAGCAGCTGACCAACGAGGTGGCCGAACGCACGCGGATGGAGCAGCTGGTTCGGCATCAGGCGACGCATGATGCGCTTACCGGGCTGCCGAACCGGTTGTTGTTCCGCGAACGCCTCGAAGGCGCCATCACGCTCGGCAACGGAGGCGGCGCGACCTTCGCGCTGGCCTATATCGACATCGATGGATTCAAGGGCGTCAATGACGCCAGCGGACACGCCGCCGGCGACGAGCTGCTCAAGGCGATCGCGCTGCGCATCGACGCCCGCACGCGTGGTACGGATACGGTGGCCCGCCTGGGCGGCGACGAGTTCGCCGTGCTGCTGCACGATACGGCGGACGCCGCGGGTGCGCTGACGCGCTGCCAGGCACTCTGCGATGCCGTGGCTGAACCCTATACGCTGACGATCGGGGATATTCGCGTACCCGCCCGCGTTGGCGCCAGCATCGGTGTGACGATGTTCCATCACGGCATGGCGTACGACGAGATCGTGGCGATTGCCGATGGGGCGATGTATGAGGCGAAGCGCAGCGGCAAGAACCGCTGCGTTCTGGCCTGA